One stretch of Miscanthus floridulus cultivar M001 chromosome 18, ASM1932011v1, whole genome shotgun sequence DNA includes these proteins:
- the LOC136524738 gene encoding uncharacterized protein: MSGTVPDPAAMDAKLDRILAQITTINNRLNSHASRLARVETGKPDAGKGAGGEDDYGADDATYRDDADADPPDPKCDRAWAAFRERALHEREWMDRGFDSRASNRDFYGRGYDDRGRGYDDYRVRDFDERGYEDRPGRRFDGAGHEYGRSFRDHGRGFAYGGGWTLDRPREPHRPPKIPFPNFDGESDPLTWLNKCDNFFRGHRVPEDKKVWMASLYLDGTAADWYYQMQRDFGMVSWPHFVDFVNLRFGPPIRTNSIAEIKALVRTSTVEDYSRRFLALLSRCDNLATRTVINLYTGGLGQPLAHDVVMLYPANLQKSMSLARAFEQRRAETSVVNSSAAPKGSGRRAIASAGPATSGATVSEGPRPRFHRLTPAEMQEKCQNGQCYFCPEPYSKEHKCAAKGVFLMDLADSEDDPLSEINDVEISLHALTGLNSADSMLLQVTGGGVHLRALVDTGSTHTFIHSMLAQRLGLTVTPRASLNVMVANGDQVRSSGVCLATPVTIGGEAFSIDCFTLDLGGFDLVLGVQWLRKLGPIVWDFGALSYGNIFEEPRGLPPPCRHDHRIHLLPNSPPVAVRPYRYPQLLEDEIERQCEDMLGQGIIRESTSPFSSPVLLVRKQDDSWRFCVDYRALNDATVKDKFPILVVDELLDELRGARFFTKIDLRSGYHQVRMHPDDVAKTAFRTHRGHFKFLVMPFGLTNAPVTFQALMNDVLKPFIRRFVLHVKAVLQIMRDHHLFANRSKCNFGEPSVAYLGHIISTEGVTMDAGKVAAVEAWPRPRTARALRGFLGLTGYYQKFIAGYDGVAAPLTALLKREAFTWLANAEAAFVALKAALVTVPLLQLPDFTKRFVVDCDVSGAGFGAVLHQGNGAIAFFNRPVAPHHAKLPAYERELIGLVKAVRHWRPYLWGRAFTIRTDHWSLKFLLDQRLTTIPQHTWVSKLFGYDLTVEYQVGKFNTVADTLSRRDAEAALLALSGPLFTDYDTLHAELHEDAAAQELYSQLTAGTAPPGWQLVDDLLLYNSRVFVPEDSSLWPQLLQDAHEAGHEGAQKTLHRLRASFYNSRLHHLVRDFVRGCIVC, from the exons ATGTCCGGCACCGTGCCTGATCCTGCGGCCATGGACGCGAAGCTCGATCGGATTTTGGCtcaaatcaccaccatcaacAACCGCCTGAACTCCCACGCCTCCCGCCTCGCTCGTGTGGAGACTGGCAAACCCGACGCCGGAAAGGGCGCGGGCGGGGAAGACGACTACGGCGCCGACGACGCCACCTATCGCGACGACGCGGACGCCGACCCGCCCGACCCCAAGTGTGACCGCGCCTGGGCCGCCTTTCGTGAGCGCGCCCTTCACGAGCGGGAGTGGATGGACCGCGGCTTCGACTCGCGCGCATCGAATCGAGACTTCTACGGTCGCGGCTACGACGACCGCGGGCGCGGCTATGACGACTACCGCGTCCGCGACTTCGACGAGCGCGGCTACGAAGACCGCCCGGGCCGCAGGTTTGACGGTGCTGGCCACGAGTACGGGCGCAGCTTCCGCGACCACGGCCGCGGCTTCGCCTACGGTGGTGGCTGGACCCTCGATCGCCCACGCGAGCCACACAGACCACCCAAGATTCCCTTCCCCAACTTCGACGGCGAGTCAGATCCATTAACTTGGCTCAACAAGTGCGACAATTTCTTCCGCGGCCATCGTGTCCCAGAAGATAAGAAGGTGTGGATGGCGTCCCTGTACCTCGACGGCACCGCGGCTGACTGGTACTACCAGATGCAACGTGACTTCGGTATGGTCTCATGGCCGCACTTTGTCGACTTCGTCAACCTCCGCTTTGGGCCGCCGATCCGCACCAACTCCATCGCTGAGATCAAGGCCTTGGTCCGCACAAGCACCGTGGAGGACTACTCGCGGCGCTTCTTGGCCCTGCTCTCGCGCTGTGACAACCTCGCCACGCGGACGGTGATCAACCTCTACACGGGCGGGTTGGGGCAGCCATTGGCCCACGACGTCGTGATGCTGTACCCGGCCAATCTTCAGAAGTCCATGAGCCTCGCGCGGGCATTTGAGCAGCGCCGGGCGGAGACCTCTGTTGTCAACAGCTCTGCGGCGCCTAAAGGCTCGGGTCGCCGCGCCATTGCATCAGCCGGCCCGGCTACGTCTGGCGCCACAGTATCGGAAGGGCCGCGGCCGCGCTTTCATCGCCTCACGCCGGCAGAGATGCAGGAAAAATGCCAGAATGGGCAATGCTATTTTTGCCCGGAACCGTACAGCAAGGAGCACAAGTGCGCCGCCAAGGGCGTCTTCCTCATGGACTTGGCGGACAGCGAGGACGACCCCCTCAGCGAGATCAATGACGTGGAGATCTCTCTCCACGCGCTCACCGGCCTCAACTCCGCTGACTCCATGTTGCTGCAGGTCACGGGCGGTGGTGTCCACCTACGAGCGCTGGTGGACACTGGTTCCACGCACACATTCATCCACTCTATGCTGGCACAACGCCTGGGGCTTACCGTCACCCCACGCGCCAGCCTCAACGTCATGGTGGCCAATGGCGACCAGGTGCGCAGCTCGGGCGTCTGTCTCGCTACACCAGTTACCATTGGTGGCGAGGCCTTCTCCATCGACTGCTTCACGCTCGACTTGGGCGGCTTTGACTTGGTCCTTGGCGTCCAATGGCTCCGAAAGCTGGGGCCGATCGTCTGGGACTTCGGCGCCCTG TCATACGGCAACATCTTTGAGGAGCCCCGGGGTTTACCACCACCATGCCGCCACGACCACAGGATCCACCTCCTGCCGAACTCTCCACCGGTGGCGGTGCGCCCGTATCGGTACCCACAGCTCCTCGAAGACGAGATCGAACGGCAGTGCGAGGACATGCTCGGCCAAGGGATCATCCGGGAGTCGACTTCACCATTTTCCTCCCCGGTGCTCCTGGTCCGCAAGCAGGATGACAGTTGGCGCTTTTGCGTCGACTACCGCGCTCTCAACGATGCCACCGTCAAGGACAAGTTTCCGATTCTCGTGGTGGACGAACTCCTGGACGAGCTAAGGGGTGCCCGCTTCttcaccaagattgatttgcgcagcgggtaccatcaggtgcgcatGCACCCGGATGACGTCGCCAAGACCGCCTTCCGGACGCACCGGGGGCACTtcaagttcctcgtcatgcccttcggcctcactAATGCGCCGGTGACTTTTCAGGCGCTCATGAACGATGTGCTGAAGCCATTCATCCGCCGCTTTGTTTTG CATGTTAAAGCAGTGTTGCAGATCATGCGTGATCATCATCTCTTCGCCAATCGCTCCAAGTGCAACTTCGGCGAACCGTCCGTGGCCTACCTCGGCCACATCATCTCCACCGAGGGCGTCACCATGGACGCTGGGAAGGTCGCAGCAGTGGAAGCTTGGCCGCGCCCGCGGACCGCACGTGCCCTGCGAGGGTTCCTCGGCCTCACTGGGTATTACCAGAAATTCATCGCTGGGTACGACGGCGTGGCAGCACCTCTCACTGCCCTCCTCAAACGAGAGGCCTTCACTTGGTTGGCCAACGCGGAAGCTGCCTTCGTCGCTCTCAAGGCGGCACTAGTCACCGTGCCGTTGCTTCAGCTGCCGGACTTCACCAAGCGTTTCGTCGTCGATTGTGATGTGTCCGGCGCTGGGTTTGGCGCAGTGCTGCACCAAGGCAACGGCGCCATCGCCTTCTTCAACCGACCGGTCGCTCCTCACCATGCCAAGCTCCCAGCATATGAACGTGAGCTGATTGGGCTAGTCAAGGCTGTCCGGCATTGGCGGCCTTACCTCTGGGGTCGTGCGTTCACCATCCGAACCGACCACTGGAGTCTCAAgttcctcctcgaccagcgcctgACGACCATTCCACAGCACACGTGGGTCTCCAAGTTGTTCGGCTACGACCTCACAGTTGAGTACCAAGTTGGCAAGTTCAACACCGTCGCTGACACGCTATCTCGCCGTGATGCGGAGGCTGCACTCTTGGCCCTATCCGGGCCCCTCTTCACCGACTATGATACCCTACACGCTGAGCTACACGAGGATGCAGCGGCTCAGGAGCTGTACAGTCAGCTTACTGCGGGCACGGCTCCTCCAGGGTGGCAGCTTGTTGACGACCTGCTGCTCTACAACAGCCGTGTCTTCGTCCCGGAGGACTCCAGCTTGTGGCCACAGCTGCTCCAGGATGCTCATGAGGCCGGTCATGAGGGTGCCCAAAAGACTCTTCACCGGCTGCGAGCTTCGTTCTACAACAGCCGCCTACACCACCTTGTCCGGGACTTTGTACGTGGCTGCATTGTCTGTTAG